One part of the Sorangiineae bacterium MSr11954 genome encodes these proteins:
- a CDS encoding phage baseplate assembly protein V, which produces MDMPFDPLADLLGLGGDGDDDADNRPFELTAGPYVNHQLRVIGFTGDERINDTYLYAVTFATRLAAEVVFALDGEPACLTVKGVGGHEPRLIQGIIASTSTIGSAPGERGTPRRRYRLTIVPRLWLLTQRRTIRHFQNRTPREIVEKVLSDIGIKPKECRWRLEKEYPKLPFVYQRNETDYDFLRRVLSEAGIFFFFEHASGLLDTLLPGAGAILGAVGSVAGMVGGPMADTVDEAGVATKMLSILTFSDTAAHTPAVEDMAVANELAGEGLKSLASAIGGSAAADRIDENPADSIPYDDEGGAGTDKERIVAFELTKRIRPKKERILDRNVGIAKNWAGLAEAKPIDLSPALGVGLAIGPGGPSVKAHARIDLDIDAPTIPPSMLSQELYQIHAGLREYGKDEARSEVEPGRERAQLELSRDRVDRVSGSGQSDCRRLGAAYRFVLEGHPNGALDREYMVVSLHSEGWAETATADDRIYRNTFECIPSNVCPLPPRWPRPKLEDEIARVVSQEGVRVTPVLATNRPGYVKVRFAWDVAGDDGADRGNLAYGEEYDHAVWVPVSQPWGGDGYGMQCLPREGMDVIIGFLEGQGERPYVKGCVYSEQNHLPFPDEIEHQKIGFRSRTLPENGGQSEISIDDRRGGERVHVRAQRDFDAQIVRESRTKVGRDAFERVGRHSSVLVGGNHHTTIGGIELRDVKGHRRDTVGDSLKTKVGGSADLDVTGNLSETVRGSHDYTVVSDTQLDIAGSRRANVGVEDIVTIGQRHVVSVGSPNEPGRSYMTVVEGTYRRRAKTLIFEADETLVLRSGKTELRLTPDAITLLSKAIASASKELKLRGDGPTLRLDEKAAIYANEIDLLASKAGVHLADKVQIGGSPTLEDAAGPNVLPVRLESRYALELFERAAERLEADEFAAWAMSIYGGDIPVESYRALHRDLLAKSVQNPRIVISSPGSLGGERGTYDNTTREIHIAKELPLSAEADDRDAAALFLVLLHEFGHHVDNLLRKHYTHPPNDGDAPGEEGAKFAYAIAGMDHAERDHVIFAVLTRDGQSVPLELEYTEFHVAVKNYVEKPEERAKFKRRNVETFGEDRGGIPDPAPTKHPKILHNGAVNPHYFGHRSIEDALRDADARFFTNGENGTERVRDKIYFGNWLRDNSQICDPIVLRPLEIALKGAPAMGAVLGHATGREILTSQLHDKARSVTFVDVNPAVEVTMEKLGVYRAEEHIDNPEGLKDERAVDKALRGPVQAEELEVDPGTGIKNYIANDRGKNGKKWATSTGYIKEQLEKAADAGMSDEGYRRLGQALHPIEDLYSHSNFIELTLRRHVSRNVFAWVGERSEIDVRGDKRLPLVTGTFGKLDVIVSLLEGYLEKLDLPIELTNDVFPVPTVEILYLLSGPINQNSAQRPAEEIIRACQDRLGQHQRSFARFIGDSARGIKSWIQFKIAIVANLILQQVTQLEKDFLDDVSKRGGGRTNPTHSMLSKDHPDHPLHEIAAMCAKAAVAKVGLAMRDVWKGRSGVDRAVEVALAYFVHPNDVSLTAEGTQWLPAEVVLRILAFAKARGDVIEALDFKSSAATFYKLSRLERASLARLSDQTIGDKRREVDGVLTLLPGLDPCLTTGGR; this is translated from the coding sequence ATGGATATGCCCTTCGACCCCCTCGCAGATCTGCTCGGCCTTGGAGGCGATGGCGACGACGACGCCGACAACCGTCCTTTCGAGCTCACGGCGGGCCCTTACGTCAACCACCAGCTCCGCGTGATCGGCTTCACGGGCGACGAGCGTATCAACGACACCTACCTTTACGCGGTCACCTTCGCGACCCGGCTCGCGGCCGAGGTGGTCTTCGCGCTCGACGGCGAGCCCGCGTGCCTCACGGTAAAAGGCGTGGGAGGCCACGAGCCTCGCCTCATCCAAGGAATCATCGCGAGCACCAGCACGATCGGCAGCGCACCGGGCGAGCGCGGCACCCCGCGCCGGCGATACCGCCTCACGATCGTTCCTCGATTGTGGCTGCTCACGCAACGCCGGACCATTCGCCACTTTCAGAATCGGACCCCACGCGAAATCGTGGAGAAGGTCCTCTCGGACATTGGCATCAAGCCCAAAGAGTGCCGATGGCGGCTGGAAAAGGAGTACCCCAAGCTCCCCTTCGTCTACCAGCGAAACGAAACCGACTACGATTTCCTCCGCCGCGTCCTATCCGAGGCGGGCATCTTCTTTTTCTTCGAGCACGCATCGGGCTTGCTGGACACACTGCTCCCCGGCGCAGGTGCCATCCTCGGCGCAGTGGGGTCCGTAGCGGGCATGGTGGGCGGCCCCATGGCCGACACGGTCGACGAGGCGGGCGTCGCCACCAAGATGCTCTCCATCCTGACATTCTCGGATACGGCCGCCCACACCCCCGCGGTGGAGGACATGGCGGTCGCGAACGAGCTGGCCGGCGAGGGCTTGAAGAGCCTCGCCTCGGCCATTGGCGGAAGCGCCGCAGCGGACCGGATCGACGAGAACCCGGCCGACTCCATCCCCTACGACGACGAAGGCGGCGCCGGCACGGACAAAGAGCGAATCGTCGCGTTCGAGCTCACGAAACGAATTCGTCCAAAGAAGGAGCGCATCCTCGACCGCAACGTGGGAATCGCCAAAAACTGGGCCGGCCTCGCGGAGGCGAAGCCCATCGACCTATCCCCCGCGCTCGGCGTCGGCCTCGCCATCGGCCCCGGCGGTCCCTCCGTAAAAGCGCACGCCCGCATCGACCTGGATATCGACGCCCCCACCATCCCGCCGTCGATGCTGAGCCAAGAGCTCTACCAAATCCACGCCGGTCTACGCGAATACGGCAAAGACGAAGCGCGATCCGAGGTGGAACCCGGACGCGAACGCGCCCAGCTCGAGCTCTCGCGCGACCGCGTGGACCGCGTATCGGGCAGCGGCCAAAGCGACTGCCGTCGTCTGGGCGCGGCCTATCGATTCGTGCTGGAGGGCCACCCCAACGGCGCCCTCGATCGCGAATACATGGTCGTATCGCTCCATAGCGAAGGGTGGGCCGAAACCGCGACCGCCGACGATCGCATTTATCGAAACACATTCGAGTGCATTCCCTCCAACGTATGCCCGCTACCGCCTCGCTGGCCGCGACCCAAGCTCGAGGACGAAATCGCCCGCGTCGTCTCGCAGGAGGGGGTTCGCGTGACCCCCGTGCTGGCCACGAATCGACCGGGCTATGTCAAAGTGCGCTTCGCCTGGGACGTCGCGGGCGACGATGGCGCGGACCGCGGAAACCTCGCCTACGGTGAAGAGTACGACCACGCCGTGTGGGTACCGGTCAGCCAACCGTGGGGCGGCGACGGTTACGGCATGCAGTGCCTTCCGCGCGAGGGCATGGACGTCATCATCGGCTTCCTGGAAGGGCAGGGCGAGCGTCCCTATGTCAAAGGGTGCGTGTACAGCGAGCAAAACCACCTTCCGTTCCCCGACGAAATCGAGCATCAGAAAATCGGCTTTCGCTCGCGAACCCTCCCCGAAAATGGCGGACAAAGCGAAATATCCATCGACGACCGCCGCGGCGGCGAACGGGTCCACGTCCGCGCGCAGCGGGACTTCGACGCGCAGATCGTCCGCGAATCGCGCACCAAGGTGGGGCGCGACGCGTTCGAGCGCGTGGGGCGGCACTCCAGCGTATTGGTAGGCGGCAATCACCACACCACCATCGGCGGCATCGAGCTACGCGACGTCAAAGGACACCGCCGCGACACCGTCGGCGACTCGCTGAAGACCAAGGTCGGCGGCTCGGCCGACCTCGACGTAACCGGCAATCTATCGGAGACCGTCCGCGGCTCCCACGATTACACCGTCGTATCCGACACCCAGCTAGACATCGCAGGATCGCGCAGAGCCAACGTCGGGGTCGAAGACATCGTCACCATCGGCCAGCGGCACGTGGTCTCGGTGGGGAGCCCCAACGAGCCCGGCCGAAGCTACATGACCGTCGTCGAAGGCACCTACCGCCGTCGCGCCAAGACCTTAATCTTCGAAGCCGACGAAACACTGGTCCTGCGCTCGGGAAAGACCGAGCTCCGCCTCACACCCGACGCCATCACCTTGCTCTCCAAGGCCATCGCATCGGCATCGAAAGAGCTCAAACTCCGAGGCGACGGCCCCACATTGCGGCTCGATGAAAAGGCGGCGATCTACGCAAACGAGATCGACCTCCTCGCGAGCAAAGCCGGCGTCCACCTCGCCGACAAGGTGCAGATCGGCGGCTCGCCGACGCTCGAAGATGCGGCGGGGCCAAATGTTCTACCGGTGCGTCTCGAGAGTCGGTATGCGCTCGAATTGTTCGAGCGCGCCGCCGAGCGGCTCGAGGCGGATGAGTTCGCGGCGTGGGCCATGAGCATTTATGGCGGCGACATACCCGTGGAGTCTTATCGGGCGCTGCACCGTGATCTGCTGGCCAAAAGCGTGCAGAATCCCCGTATTGTCATTTCTTCTCCGGGCTCCCTCGGCGGTGAGCGAGGAACTTATGACAATACGACGCGAGAAATTCATATCGCCAAAGAGCTGCCGCTTTCTGCCGAGGCAGACGATCGCGATGCAGCGGCGCTCTTTTTGGTGCTCCTCCACGAGTTCGGGCACCACGTCGACAATCTGCTGCGCAAGCACTACACCCATCCACCGAACGACGGGGACGCCCCTGGCGAGGAGGGAGCAAAATTTGCGTATGCAATCGCCGGGATGGATCACGCCGAGCGAGACCATGTCATCTTCGCCGTGCTCACGCGTGACGGGCAGAGCGTACCGCTCGAGCTGGAGTATACGGAATTCCACGTTGCGGTGAAGAACTACGTAGAGAAGCCCGAAGAACGGGCCAAGTTCAAGCGGCGCAACGTAGAGACCTTCGGCGAGGACCGTGGTGGAATACCCGACCCCGCACCGACGAAGCACCCGAAGATTCTCCACAACGGGGCCGTGAATCCACATTACTTCGGCCATCGAAGTATCGAAGACGCGCTTCGGGACGCCGACGCACGGTTCTTTACGAATGGTGAGAACGGCACCGAGCGTGTTCGCGACAAGATCTATTTCGGAAACTGGCTTCGCGACAACTCGCAAATTTGCGACCCCATCGTACTCAGGCCGCTCGAAATTGCACTCAAGGGCGCTCCAGCGATGGGCGCCGTGCTGGGCCATGCGACAGGGCGCGAGATCCTGACGAGCCAGCTCCACGACAAGGCTAGGAGCGTGACCTTCGTGGACGTTAACCCTGCCGTCGAAGTAACCATGGAGAAGCTCGGTGTCTACCGCGCCGAAGAGCATATCGATAATCCGGAAGGCCTGAAGGACGAACGTGCGGTGGATAAAGCTCTCCGGGGTCCCGTGCAGGCAGAGGAGCTCGAAGTCGACCCGGGGACGGGGATCAAGAATTACATTGCCAATGACCGCGGCAAGAACGGGAAGAAATGGGCCACGTCCACCGGGTACATCAAAGAGCAGTTGGAGAAGGCGGCGGATGCTGGGATGAGCGACGAGGGATATCGGCGGCTCGGGCAGGCGCTTCACCCAATCGAAGACCTGTATTCCCATAGCAACTTCATCGAGCTCACCCTGCGTCGTCACGTGAGTCGGAATGTCTTTGCGTGGGTGGGCGAGAGATCGGAAATCGACGTACGCGGTGATAAACGCCTTCCCCTGGTGACCGGAACGTTTGGAAAGCTCGATGTGATCGTCAGTTTGCTCGAAGGGTACCTCGAAAAGTTGGATCTGCCGATCGAGCTGACGAACGATGTCTTCCCGGTTCCAACCGTGGAGATCCTGTACTTGTTGTCCGGGCCTATCAACCAGAACTCGGCGCAGCGTCCGGCGGAAGAAATAATCCGCGCTTGTCAGGACAGACTGGGGCAACATCAGAGGAGCTTCGCGCGCTTCATCGGCGATTCCGCGCGCGGGATCAAATCTTGGATCCAATTCAAGATAGCAATCGTCGCCAACTTGATCCTTCAGCAGGTGACGCAGCTGGAGAAAGATTTTCTCGATGACGTCTCCAAGAGAGGCGGTGGGCGTACGAATCCAACCCACAGCATGCTATCGAAGGACCACCCCGATCACCCGCTGCACGAGATTGCAGCCATGTGTGCAAAAGCTGCCGTGGCCAAAGTCGGGCTCGCAATGCGTGATGTATGGAAGGGGCGATCCGGTGTCGATCGCGCGGTGGAGGTGGCTCTCGCCTACTTCGTTCATCCAAATGATGTGTCTCTGACGGCGGAAGGGACGCAGTGGCTCCCGGCCGAGGTGGTGCTGCGAATCCTCGCATTCGCCAAGGCGAGAGGGGATGTGATCGAGGCATTGGATTTCAAGAGCTCGGCCGCCACGTTCTATAAGCTGTCGAGGCTCGAGCGGGCATCTCTCGCGCGGCTATCGGACCAAACGATCGGCGACAAGCGAAGAGAGGTGGACGGTGTCCTGACTTTGTTGCCCGGACTGGACCCTTGTTTGACGACGGGCGGACGATGA
- a CDS encoding type VI secretion system baseplate subunit TssK: protein MRPRKPFWPAALRVDPVHLQASDTYRERLRARALRRILPDAYGIAEMDYDPDALAGGSLVFRRLDVTFPSGLEATLDDDVPPLEADVQSRLYGLTSSTSVYVGVPKLVLNGPNLSPDGKGARSTRYVGTLDAEVPWMRPNLEILFEDDPKGRHELVAIGRVQRVGASIRFAPSSWPTVLHARACTQLVAAIRDVVAALQRRRSELLREREMHGFGLTSLTFPESALDLMVLIGRSLARLRGLLEVRSASPHAFYECLQTLYLGLMAFESESEAEQPPLYKHEALGDVFPWLVTRILPRVDTVARAPVTQLPFTRLDAYSFALSFRREDLLQKRPILVAVYADDDFLERIPRLIKLAAPFAIEELKLQSTSGVRLDIDTDPPPHVPRGRGIAAYRILRDRPGQGVRAHWADIMGCHAIHAYLPQAPATLQLHLFGVPWDA, encoded by the coding sequence ATGAGACCGCGAAAGCCCTTTTGGCCGGCGGCATTGCGGGTGGACCCCGTTCACCTCCAGGCGTCCGATACCTACCGCGAACGCCTACGCGCCCGCGCACTGCGCCGGATCCTCCCCGACGCATATGGGATCGCCGAAATGGACTACGATCCCGACGCGCTGGCCGGCGGATCGCTCGTGTTCCGCCGATTGGATGTCACGTTCCCGAGCGGGCTCGAGGCGACCCTCGACGACGACGTCCCGCCGCTCGAGGCCGATGTTCAGAGCCGTTTGTACGGGCTCACCTCGTCCACATCGGTCTATGTGGGCGTACCCAAATTGGTGCTCAACGGCCCCAATCTAAGCCCCGACGGCAAGGGCGCGCGTTCGACGCGTTACGTAGGCACCCTCGATGCCGAGGTTCCATGGATGCGCCCGAACCTCGAGATCCTCTTCGAGGACGATCCCAAAGGGCGCCACGAGCTGGTCGCGATCGGCCGGGTCCAGCGCGTGGGCGCATCCATTCGATTTGCGCCTTCGTCGTGGCCGACCGTTTTGCATGCGCGCGCCTGCACCCAGCTGGTCGCGGCGATCCGGGACGTGGTGGCCGCCCTGCAGCGCCGGCGAAGCGAGCTGCTTCGCGAGCGCGAAATGCACGGCTTCGGGCTCACGAGCCTCACATTTCCGGAGTCGGCGCTCGACCTCATGGTGCTCATCGGCCGGAGCCTGGCGCGCCTGCGCGGGCTGCTCGAGGTGCGATCGGCTTCGCCTCACGCTTTCTACGAGTGCCTGCAGACTTTGTATTTGGGCTTGATGGCGTTCGAGTCCGAGTCCGAGGCGGAGCAACCGCCGCTCTACAAGCACGAGGCGCTCGGGGACGTCTTCCCTTGGCTGGTCACGCGGATCCTGCCGCGGGTGGACACCGTTGCCCGCGCGCCGGTCACGCAATTGCCCTTTACGCGCCTCGACGCGTATTCGTTCGCGTTGTCCTTTCGGCGCGAAGATCTCCTCCAAAAGCGCCCCATTCTCGTGGCCGTCTACGCCGACGACGATTTTCTCGAGCGCATTCCTCGCTTGATCAAGCTGGCCGCCCCGTTTGCCATCGAAGAGCTCAAGCTCCAGTCCACCAGCGGCGTCCGTCTCGACATCGACACCGATCCACCCCCCCACGTGCCGCGCGGACGGGGGATCGCGGCCTACCGCATCCTGCGCGACCGTCCCGGACAAGGCGTGCGCGCGCACTGGGCCGATATCATGGGCTGCCACGCCATTCATGCGTACCTCCCGCAAGCGCCGGCCACCTTGCAGCTCCATCTCTTCGGAGTGCCATGGGACGCGTAA
- the tssC gene encoding type VI secretion system contractile sheath large subunit gives MTSPDTVRTSLSEEPPVDPWAKLLSSTSRIDRLIAKIDALLAEQVDAILHHPAFQSLEAAWRGLKFVIDRTDFAENIQVHLWSCSKEELRADLEESTDRTKSRFFRAVYTEEYGQHGGTPYAAIFADFSLASSPDDPAILVRDVALLRGMASVGAMAHAPVFLGAAPELFGVMCFDELAAMTDLPVIFEASKFHGWNAFRDTEDARYIGLLLPRMLLRLPYRDAEEAAAFVYDERVEHPSDHLWGSAIYAFAVRLAKSHARVRTAMALVGAAGDEPPVRDWHPAMNADACKPPVDIVLSPRLEASLSALGFIPLTCDAVDATLRFQTASSLQRPKAFSEEQATLDYFLGGQIPYLLFVSRFAHFIKVMAREQLGGHHTPEELQSTMTNWLHRYVNRADNPSMEMRFRYPLRGALVEVAEVEGQAGWFATNLFIVPHMRFKAAEFELSVSGRIERR, from the coding sequence ATGACGTCACCCGACACCGTGCGAACGAGCCTCTCCGAGGAGCCCCCGGTCGATCCCTGGGCCAAGCTCCTCTCCTCGACGAGCCGCATCGATCGGCTCATCGCCAAAATCGATGCCCTGCTCGCCGAGCAGGTGGACGCCATTCTGCACCACCCGGCGTTCCAATCGCTGGAGGCCGCATGGCGCGGGCTGAAGTTCGTGATCGATCGCACCGACTTCGCGGAGAATATCCAAGTTCATCTGTGGAGCTGCTCCAAAGAGGAGCTTCGGGCCGACCTCGAGGAGAGCACGGACCGAACCAAGTCGCGCTTCTTTCGCGCGGTCTACACGGAGGAATACGGGCAGCACGGCGGCACCCCGTACGCCGCGATCTTCGCGGATTTTTCGCTCGCGTCATCCCCCGACGATCCTGCGATCCTGGTTCGCGACGTGGCGCTTCTCCGGGGCATGGCGTCGGTGGGGGCGATGGCGCACGCCCCCGTGTTCCTGGGGGCCGCGCCGGAGCTCTTCGGCGTAATGTGCTTCGACGAGCTCGCGGCCATGACCGATTTGCCGGTCATCTTCGAGGCCTCCAAGTTCCATGGCTGGAACGCCTTTCGCGATACGGAGGACGCTCGCTACATCGGGCTCTTGCTTCCACGAATGCTCCTGCGCCTACCGTATCGGGACGCGGAGGAGGCCGCCGCCTTCGTCTACGACGAGCGCGTCGAGCACCCGAGCGATCACCTCTGGGGCAGCGCCATTTACGCGTTTGCCGTTCGTCTGGCCAAAAGCCACGCGCGCGTGCGCACGGCCATGGCGCTGGTCGGGGCCGCGGGCGACGAGCCACCCGTGCGCGATTGGCACCCGGCCATGAACGCCGATGCGTGCAAGCCGCCCGTCGACATCGTTCTATCGCCCCGGCTCGAGGCCTCGCTCTCCGCGCTGGGGTTCATTCCACTCACGTGCGACGCGGTCGATGCCACCTTGCGGTTCCAAACCGCGAGCAGCCTTCAGCGCCCAAAGGCCTTCAGCGAGGAGCAGGCGACCCTCGATTACTTCCTCGGCGGCCAAATCCCATATCTGCTCTTCGTGTCGCGCTTTGCGCACTTCATCAAGGTGATGGCGCGCGAACAGCTCGGCGGGCACCATACGCCGGAAGAGCTCCAAAGTACGATGACGAATTGGCTGCACCGATACGTCAACCGGGCCGATAACCCAAGTATGGAGATGCGTTTCCGATACCCCCTTCGGGGCGCCCTGGTCGAGGTGGCGGAGGTCGAAGGCCAGGCCGGCTGGTTCGCCACCAACCTCTTCATCGTCCCGCACATGCGCTTCAAGGCCGCCGAGTTCGAGCTCTCCGTCTCGGGGAGGATCGAGCGTCGATGA
- the tssK gene encoding type VI secretion system baseplate subunit TssK, translating into MLKKPAWPDKLEMSPHVLQNADAYHEQCAIRMLSRIRDDAWGIDDIEFDVAAMARGALEVHRLESMLPDGTEVHVGPEDEPLVLPLPDLGSRESMRIYVGVPRIRPARANADPTGDPRSHVRYDVQTHAIPDEANGTKPVDVPWLRPNPWLLSEDSRLNGFDVIECARLVRDDRDNPMLDPTFVPPIWRVRASSYLTSQLEELLEALRSRKAWADHWRALDILEYRRQHLRALLGTFVKIVLDLLDRPQTAPHDAYLKLVEMIQALAPFSSEADAPLPAVSGMDDSGAEGTLPPYRHHDLGTTFRAVFAALKNVLSAIGASEHEEVPVHIVQGYPWAHQVDLRKPGIFDKEFFLAVSGQDVEALRLKVPELAKVAPLRELIEHQYATRAGVPLRWRHRPARLPEISGTVYFQLEKQSDVWMAITRSGWMGIQINQVSEIASLALYAVDKDAG; encoded by the coding sequence ATGCTGAAGAAACCTGCATGGCCGGACAAGCTGGAGATGAGCCCGCACGTTCTGCAAAACGCAGACGCCTACCACGAGCAATGCGCGATACGCATGCTCTCGCGCATCCGCGACGACGCCTGGGGAATCGACGATATCGAGTTCGACGTCGCGGCCATGGCGCGCGGGGCGCTCGAAGTCCACCGTCTCGAATCGATGCTCCCCGATGGCACCGAGGTCCATGTCGGTCCCGAGGACGAACCCTTGGTGCTCCCCTTGCCGGATCTCGGATCGCGCGAGTCGATGCGGATCTACGTCGGTGTTCCGCGCATCCGCCCTGCGCGCGCGAACGCCGATCCCACCGGCGATCCGCGCTCGCACGTGCGCTACGACGTGCAAACGCACGCGATCCCCGACGAGGCGAACGGCACCAAGCCCGTCGACGTACCCTGGCTTCGCCCCAATCCATGGCTGCTCTCGGAAGATAGTCGGTTGAATGGCTTCGACGTGATCGAGTGCGCCCGCCTCGTTCGAGACGATCGCGACAACCCCATGCTGGACCCCACCTTCGTTCCGCCCATCTGGCGGGTGCGGGCCTCCAGCTATTTGACCTCGCAGCTCGAGGAGCTGCTCGAGGCGCTCCGGTCGCGCAAAGCGTGGGCCGATCATTGGCGCGCGCTCGACATCCTCGAATACCGGCGCCAACACCTGCGCGCATTGCTCGGGACGTTCGTCAAAATCGTTTTGGACCTCCTCGATCGCCCCCAGACCGCCCCGCACGATGCCTATCTCAAGTTGGTGGAGATGATCCAGGCCCTGGCCCCGTTCTCGTCCGAAGCCGACGCGCCCCTTCCAGCCGTGAGCGGCATGGACGATTCGGGCGCCGAAGGCACCCTGCCGCCCTATCGCCACCACGATCTCGGCACCACCTTTCGCGCGGTGTTCGCCGCCCTGAAGAACGTATTGAGCGCGATTGGGGCGAGCGAGCACGAGGAGGTCCCCGTTCATATCGTTCAAGGATATCCATGGGCGCATCAAGTGGATTTGCGCAAGCCGGGCATCTTCGACAAAGAGTTCTTCCTCGCGGTCTCCGGGCAAGACGTGGAGGCCCTGCGGCTCAAGGTGCCGGAGCTCGCCAAGGTCGCGCCTTTGCGCGAGCTGATCGAGCACCAATACGCGACGAGGGCAGGGGTACCGCTTCGCTGGCGCCACCGCCCCGCGCGCCTGCCGGAGATCAGCGGAACCGTCTATTTTCAGCTCGAGAAACAGAGCGACGTCTGGATGGCCATCACCCGCTCGGGTTGGATGGGTATCCAAATCAACCAGGTGTCCGAAATCGCGAGCCTCGCCCTTTACGCGGTCGACAAGGACGCCGGATGA